aaaaaaccgcaaaaatattagtagtttattaagatatcttcttttttttatttttgaaaatctattaactgcattatctataaatcaattttacctgattcattataagtatataagtatatatatattatcttatataagtatatgatatatttacaaattaatattatcttaaattatagtatattttttttttattgcttgattaccggctcaagttttgtctgtttattaacatgttagaaattattttcgatacttttcgagcagtttgcggtaattttatatttttagtcgcaCCACCTAACACcacccatctattttttttagatcatattttgcccaaattaaaagattaatgtaaacatgcgtcacgaaaaaaattaattttaatttaggtactcaactaaattaacacaatacgcagaatagttgaatcatacacgacTGTCGCAAGTTATGAAGTCCGTGATCAATGATAAAAGCATcaatcggttgttgtttttagaatttgtaattattttagattttagaaattaaactatacgagattatgatactaattgttcattttccttcacaaaacacactcacacaaacaaacatacataaatacatacccatacatacaatgtgtacgtccccgcatacgtctaaatatattccaactatcaattagtaaaaatgtatcattgtgacaataatttcttagtacatactataatattttctgaaaatattataaaatacccatacatcaaatgtttgactaaaaatattattataacattattataggcacgtttttacgctaataaaatataataatggtaaaacggcaacaactggacaccggcccatagggctgcttttaaaatcagacaggggcaaatgcccaccttgccccccccccaaatgacgccactggttacatcttataatcatattatatttcatgagaTATCGTTGTCGTATaattatagtctagttgttgcatagatccctgcattacctttgccgtgatcgatgaaggcagaggcgtgacaaaaaatagtatgtgtggctcgtgcgggaaggtaATTTCAGTCTTGGCCCGCGACTGAAACAGCTCACTTCCTGCCCTtaccacacaatataatataatagtttagaattagattaatattcaataaatatagtcTTAATCActcatttacaaaaaataaacataggtatatttgatttcaacaattaaattagttaacagactttttcttatattttaaatacagagATACCCATTATAAgcctaatatatttaaaatatcataataaattgaaatgcGATATATATCTTTGGTTCTGAAACAGAACAAAGAGGAACTATAAAAACATCAGTTTAatgaaaactttgaaaattggaaaatatctTCAATCTTCTTTAgagtcatattttttaatatgaagtATAGACATTGtttcaaataaacaataacatcCACAATTTACAGCGCATAAAGATTCTTTACTAAACCATTGAATCAAATGATTAGCATGACCACCATGTCCACATTTTAGACAAACATGAGCTGCACCTCTTACAGTAGAATTACATAATGTACACTTCAGACTAAACTGTTGACACTGAAGACAGTATCCATCTTTAACTGagtcattacattttaaacattcaacaatgaatttgaaaaaaaacgcaCTACTCTTTTGAGTTTGttgtttcaaaaattttttaacaCTGGTTTGCTGATCTAGTAAACCTAAATTATCTAATACgtccatatatatttttttgtatacatcaTAATGCACATTTTTCTGGGCATCAGAATCCTCTAACAGTAATCCTTGATCAGAAATTTCATAACATTCGGTTGATTCTTCTAGTCCCCTAGAAAATGTGAAACCTTCTGACAGACTATTTGAGCGCGTATACACGGGTGTAGGTGTTCTATCctgttcaatatttttcaaagccGGATTTGGATTAAACACACAACATAATAAAGCAGCGGTTTGATAATCAGAATGGCCGGCATAATGTGAGATTAATGAATCAATCATATCAATGGTGAATGGATGATTTCtccaattattaatttgatcaaTGGACgatgtaacttttttttttacattacattttgtattgcAGGCATATGCAGCCAGTGTCCAAGTTTGAACTAAATCTTTTCTTTTAAAGCCATTTGTAATCCAAGCATTTTTCAAACAAGTACTGAAAACATTAGATACATCTAGTTCATATTTTGATGCTAAATccttatttattgaaaataaactcGACACATCATAAATTGAAACTATTGGTTTATCTAGCTTGTCTTTTCTATAACTTCTTGAGCTTCGACTACTTCCATCAGTGGGagaatttttattactaaaccAGTAAGGTTGAAGCTTTTGTAGTGGAGTGTGATTTGCACTGTCAATTTTTTGTAGAGAAATAGACGGGAAAATATCAGATTTCCTTTTTAGCGGACTATTAAACCACAGTAATGCGCCAttgttacaaaattttaaacCCATTGTTTTATGCTGTAGAATATTACAAGTGTCTTGGTTAGATATGTAAGTACTTGTACGTTCATAATGTGATGGCGATTGTGAATACATTGAGTATGTTTTCTTATCGTCTTCAGAAAATTGAGATTCCGAAAATGATATCCGGGACTTTCTTAGAGACACAACAAGTTCACGAAGACAAAACTGCACACAAGTCAAGTTTTTAGACACTTGTTTTATAGCTGAATCATATAGTactttatgaattttatttttcatgcttGCATCATAAGTACTTTTGGTAATTTGAAACTGAGGTTCGACGTTTACAGGGTAATCTAATGGAAATGTCATATGTatagttattgaattattattgacttTTACCAAAGCTATTAATATACGTCGATCTGGATCTTTTTGTTCAATGAAGATTTCTGAACCAACATTCAAAGAAAGAAACTCTTTGTGTAAATTTACAATAGGTTCCTCACCAACTTCAGTATTATAAGAATCATCACTAGCAGACATAGAAAAACTTCCATCTCGACCTTCACTTTCAAAGTTTACATTATCAATGTCATTAAGTGCATCATTGGACACATTACTTGTGTCGGAAGTTGGTGCATTTTGATCAATATCCAAATTATCGTCACACGATTTTTCGATATAATCCATAGGCATTTCCTGAAGAAATGACACAACGTGCCATAATCTCATGGTCTGATCTTTTGACCatgttataaattcatattcaGATGTTTTatcttcattatttttcatCCATTGAAACTCTAATATTGTATCTGAATGACCAACAAATGTATGAACAGGTGAATTAATAGAACTCAAATTCCACAATATTAGATTATTGTCCACTCTTTTCTCTGGAGGAaccaaaacaattaatataccaTCGCCAAAAGGTGTATATTTAGCACTCCAAACGGGCGTGAcagtattcaaaacattttctgtctttttaagattatttatttcgAAAAACTTAACAGTACAATCTTGACTACAAGTGACTAATTGATTTTCATTTGTATAACTCCAATCCAAACAATGTATATTACTGAGATGGGCTGTAATATAATGAATTGGATTTGCAGCTTTTCTCTGATCCCATATTTTGACTTCCCCACCATGAGCAGTAGCTATCAAGTGTTTAGTTAAATGATTCCACCGCACTCGTAAGGCAGGAATAATAGCTGAAAGAGATAAAGCTGGTCTAGTGTTGTCTCTAATGTcccaaatatttacaaatgaaTCCATAGATGACGAAGCCAGAATATTTGGATCAGAGGCATGCCAATTTATGTCTAATATAGCTCGTGTGTGGCTATTTAATCTTGTCGAAGAAGCTAGATTAACATTGTTTCTCAAACTAAGTAATTGCAATTGAGTGCTCTGTGCCAATGCACAAATATGTTGGTTGTGATATGTCGGATTCCACTCAAGAgctttaatttcatatttacaagTTCTAGGAAATagaatatttgatgatttataaatttcaacaaTACCATATTTTTTACGGCCAGCTAACAATACTATAGAACCAGTATAGTCTATAGCCATTCTATGAGCATCAAAATCTCTAATTTCAATAGCATTATAGTCACTACTCCACCTTGTAGCCATTTTGGACTTTGATATAatctagaaataaataaaattaaaaatgcgcACATGTTTAGACatgttattttcttaaattacttaatttgttttatttttcttactataaattcaaatattgtgaTTTCAAAATCACCAACACATAATCAATGCTAACCACCtttgctaaataatttgcattttCACTTTACGAAAACATtctctttttttcaaattggtattatctgaaaacatattttaaaagatataattttattcaacatgagtaaaaaaatttcaatgaatatttttatttattggaaaaGACAATAACACCTACAAAAATTGTcatattttccaaataaaaatatttaatatctaataaatagtACTTTTGATTTACAGtggaaaattatacatttaaatgttataaaactaATGGTAAATAACAATgcctatattttaaacaatttattctatggatcacaaaaattaatattaaaataactttgtaGGTTAAATCCCTTATCCTAAGACtctttttacttatataaatgtaattgtaaACTTAAGGTTAATCATTTTTGTTACTACTTCTAgcatatataatgtaaataataaaatttaaaagtaatttatttatttgtaaaaatgtcatttaaaatatctacataacaacaaaaaataatatttaatagtaacaCATTTACTCatctaaaatcaatataaaaatacagtaaatattttgaaaattaaaagtatgttgtaaccgcatgtgttgtctctgtcttattaacgcataatatatcaaaatgtatgTCCAGCAGTTTACattttgtgttgttacttgttagcttacatattaatgcatttacctaaattcattaatatttaagatataacACTGATATgtgtttgtaaaatttaaaatactcaaaCCTTTTTTATAAAGAACCAAGTACTTATAAGTAAAATTTGGTCACAGAGAAAGATAGGTTAGAggttagtaaattataaaaacaaagaatatataaaatatgataatgattattgtatttgtatgttGTTATACATTTGAATCATGGATTTATCTGAATATAACCATTAACCAATCATGAAGCCATAAAAGTACgactataaacaaataaaatcaaattatttcttaGCAATTAACTACTAACTAACaacgatattttaattagtgTAAGTAGGAAACTTTCAATTTGcaagttgtaaaaatatagatgCCTATAagataaacaacatttttttttacctttacaTCCagagataattattaataggtatgtacataaggataagaataattttaaatatgcttTCTGTACTCACTATTTAGTGCTGTCTCTACGTCATAGTAGTACCAGTTAGTACTTATGTAGTATCATGTCATCATGATTAACAATTGTTATATCATGTGTAGCATGTACCTAAgtatttatcttaataatataatgctaccacagaatgtatgaaaatatgaaatgaaCTCTATTACTTCACAGTTCACGTATAAAATATCACAGAATAAAATGgaaatacaagtatacaacctGTAAATTGTTATCACAGGTGGCTGGCTTATCTCATCGACTCATCAGTATTCAGTCGTggtcacgaattaagatatatcttaattcgtggtcgTGGTCATcacgattataaataattaaatataatagtggTGGTGAACGTACTTCACGGTTAatagatagtactatcttaaacCATGGTActcaataatatatacgtgatAATGTtagatattgataataatttatttattttgtttattacgtTAAAAGcccaattattatacaattacaaattacaatatatttaatcatatgtaaaaagaaaaccatagatatttatttactagTTAAAATCACGTATACAGAATCTATATtgagcaataaataataataatacggccCCAAACGTTCTTATCACAGACTATATTTTCATcacatatatacaaattacttaaaatatataagcatttcatctattctgtgatataagTACTAGCCCTCTGCCATATTATGGTCTAACAGGGGGAGACCCCcgaccccccccctccccccccaatGATATTAACTAAATGTGGATATCAATTTTGGAAACATTATAAAAGTCACACTTATAACTTCTTTATTGTTCTGTGAATATGATTTCGGTGGTTGGATGGGTCTtttgcatagataatataagaatatattatcttatattatctatggtgttTTGTCGAATGGTTTTTTGTCGTTGGCCTTATGTCGGGTGGCTTTTTGACGTGCTTCCGTCGGATGTTATTTGGTGATAACAATTTATGATAAGGCCTGGCTTTTTGGCGGTCTCGTTTCGaaggcgggaatgtttaaaagtcGAGTTTCAGTGTCTAGCACGATAGTATCTTTAATCGtagtgtctagaaatctcccatggccCATGAAAATCGGAAATTTAATGATACGATCCCCCTGCGTATGTACGGTGCTTTTTCGTATGTGTAAAAAAGTGTAAATTCGAATACCATGTTAGAGTGTCTAGCAAGTCAATCATCACCCGTCGAAGACGATTGACAAAACCAATTTGGTTAATCCGTCTGCGGTGGATAAAGTGCTTTGCACCGTCGCTCGTCTAGtgctttttcttatgtaaaaagtgtaaacttGAAAACCGTGCTGGAGTGTCTAGCAAGGCAGTCATCTCAAGTCAAAATCAATTAACTTTCAAGCACGGATTAAGATATACAGAACTGAAAACAAACCTTT
The Metopolophium dirhodum isolate CAU chromosome 7, ASM1992520v1, whole genome shotgun sequence DNA segment above includes these coding regions:
- the LOC132948817 gene encoding GATOR complex protein WDR59 — protein: MATRWSSDYNAIEIRDFDAHRMAIDYTGSIVLLAGRKKYGIVEIYKSSNILFPRTCKYEIKALEWNPTYHNQHICALAQSTQLQLLSLRNNVNLASSTRLNSHTRAILDINWHASDPNILASSSMDSFVNIWDIRDNTRPALSLSAIIPALRVRWNHLTKHLIATAHGGEVKIWDQRKAANPIHYITAHLSNIHCLDWSYTNENQLVTCSQDCTVKFFEINNLKKTENVLNTVTPVWSAKYTPFGDGILIVLVPPEKRVDNNLILWNLSSINSPVHTFVGHSDTILEFQWMKNNEDKTSEYEFITWSKDQTMRLWHVVSFLQEMPMDYIEKSCDDNLDIDQNAPTSDTSNVSNDALNDIDNVNFESEGRDGSFSMSASDDSYNTEVGEEPIVNLHKEFLSLNVGSEIFIEQKDPDRRILIALVKVNNNSITIHMTFPLDYPVNVEPQFQITKSTYDASMKNKIHKVLYDSAIKQVSKNLTCVQFCLRELVVSLRKSRISFSESQFSEDDKKTYSMYSQSPSHYERTSTYISNQDTCNILQHKTMGLKFCNNGALLWFNSPLKRKSDIFPSISLQKIDSANHTPLQKLQPYWFSNKNSPTDGSSRSSRSYRKDKLDKPIVSIYDVSSLFSINKDLASKYELDVSNVFSTCLKNAWITNGFKRKDLVQTWTLAAYACNTKCNVKKKVTSSIDQINNWRNHPFTIDMIDSLISHYAGHSDYQTAALLCCVFNPNPALKNIEQDRTPTPVYTRSNSLSEGFTFSRGLEESTECYEISDQGLLLEDSDAQKNVHYDVYKKIYMDVLDNLGLLDQQTSVKKFLKQQTQKSSAFFFKFIVECLKCNDSVKDGYCLQCQQFSLKCTLCNSTVRGAAHVCLKCGHGGHANHLIQWFSKESLCAVNCGCYCLFETMSILHIKKYDSKED